In one Erinaceus europaeus chromosome 3, mEriEur2.1, whole genome shotgun sequence genomic region, the following are encoded:
- the LOC132537566 gene encoding endogenous retrovirus group S71 member 1 Env polyprotein-like, which produces MVCRSHPRPNEGPLGLLLTCVCVLPGALLFYLCHCPSSHASHPRVSSLYVWELKNKEGKMVANQLTAGQPIFTLDLCDLFDANWTRVIYAGQTATGGTTIDGGCGSIDLEARLWDRPYYVCPKEDSPTNCRGEPYFFCGLWGECLTASPGRDGDKHLKVTRVIRPGGPTEPGTCYIGDCNPVEVTVKTWNETDSWMRGRMWGIKIPFSEKDFGTLFTIQLRMLPWTQNPIGPLRPIILGEDPRPTLSPSLRMGGENETNGDQTDIAPSGTKLTDAEPLHPRVKPLVKTVELMYYLLNESDPNITRNCWLCLHPEPPYYIGVAASAGIGSQKGDIRKLALSSSNSKGPECKWGVQPHMTLGDIQGTGTCIITANYKLESSPYRGNCNLTIKVSKTQEWATLLKAPEGTWWACTSGMTPCITPYGMTKEDLCVLAHILPHVYYSHGEEGWAHLERQGTDYLGPIRRKRVPIVVPILVGTAIAGTAAMGAAALAKETTLVQLDQQINQDMATLEGTIESLEGSLSSLAEVVLQNRRGLDLLFMKQGGLCVALNEACCFYANHSGMVKKTLSEVKKRIEDRDNRLRDLSEDSWFANLFSWPSWLKTLISSLAGPLITLLLLLTLGPCLWRSLISLIKRRTEKVMLLESQYVEEQYSSEEEEEEEEDESRI; this is translated from the coding sequence ATGGTGTGCCGTAGCCACCCCAGACCCAATGAAGGTCCGCTTGGTCTCCTgctaacttgtgtgtgtgttttgcctggtGCACTTCTGTTTTACCTCTGCCACTGCCCAAGCTCACATGCCTCCCACCCCCGAGTGTCCTCTCTGTATGTATGGGAgctgaaaaacaaagagggaaagatggtCGCCAACCAACTAACTGCCGGGCAGCCTATATTCACTCTTGATCTGTGTGATCTatttgatgccaactggaccaggGTAATCTATGCCGGCCAGACTGCAACCGGAGGGACTACTATAGATGGGGGGTGTGGCTCCATTGACCTGGAGGCTCGCCTTTGGGACAGACCCTATTATGTATGTCCCAAAGAAGACAGCCCCACCAACTGCAGAGGAGAACCATATTTTTTCTGTGGGTTGTGGGGGGAATGTCTGACAGCATCTCCAGGGAGGGATGGTGATAAGCACCTGAAAGTCACAAGAGTGATTCGACCAGGTGGCCCGACCGAACCAGGTACTTGCTATATTGGAGACTGTAACCCTGTGGAGGTGACGGTCAAAACTTGGAATGAGACTGATTCATGGATGAGAGGGAGAATGTGGGGCATTAAGATTCCTTTTTCTGAAAAGGACTTTGGGACATTATTCACTATTCAACTGCGGATGCTGCCATGGACTCAGAATCCTATTGGGCCCTTGAGACCCATCATTTTAGGAGAAGACCCCCGAcctactctctccccctctctacggaTGGGTGGAGAGAATGAGACTAATGGGGATCAGACTGACATTGCACCAAGTGGCACTAAACTGACTGACGCAGAACCTTTGCACCCCAGGGTGAAGCCACTAGTGAAAACTGTAGAATTAATGTATTACCTTTTGAATGAGTCTGACCCTAACATAACCAGAAACTGCTGGCTGTGTTTACACCCTGAGCCTCCTTATTACATAGGTGTGGCTGCCTCTGCAGGAATAGGTAGCCAGAAGGGAGACATAAGGAAGCTGGCTCTATCCTCTAGCAACTCTAAGGGCCCAGAATGTAAGTGGGGAGTACAGCCCCACATGACACTGGGAGATATCCAGGGAACAGGAACTTGTATTATCACAGCCAACTATAAATTGGAATCCTCCCCGTATAGGGGAAATTGCAACCTAACCATTAAAGTTAGTAAGACTCAAGAGTGGGCGACCCTCCTCAAAGCCCCTGAGGGGACTTGGTGGGCCTGTACTTCGGGCATgaccccctgcatcaccccctacGGAATGACCAAAGAGGACCTCTGTGTTTTGGCCCATATCCTGCCCCATGTATACTATTCCCATGGCGAAGAAGGGTGGGCTCACCTTGAACGGCAAGGAACAGACTACCTCGGACCAATAAGACGGAAACGTGTCCCGATAGTAGTTCCTATACTCGTGGGGACAGCCATAGCAGGGACAGCGGCAATGGGAGCTGCAGCCCTAGCTAAGGAGACTACTCTAGTACAGTTAGATCAGCAGATCAATCAAGATATGGCCACACTAGAGGGCACTATTGAATCTCTCGAAGGGTCCCTATCTTCGTTGGCCGAGGTGGTCCTGCAAAATCGTAGGGGACTTGATTTGTTATTCATGAAACAGGGTGGGTTATGTGTGGCCCTGAATGAGGCCTGTTGCTTTTATGCCAACCACTCCGGAATGGTGAAGAAAACTTTAAGTGAGgtcaagaaaagaatagaagataGAGATAACCGTCTAAGGGACCTGAGCGAGGACAGCTGGTTCGCAAATCTATTTTCTTGGCCCTCTTGGTTAAAAACACTAATTAGTTCCCTGGcagggcctctgatcaccctactTCTACTTCTTACCCTGGGGCCTTGTCTATGGAGGTCTTTGATCTCCTTGATTAAAAGGAGAACTGAGAAGGTTATGCTCCTGGAGTCTCAGTATGTCGAGGAGCAATATagctcagaagaagaagaagaagaagaagaagatgaatcaaggatttga